A genomic stretch from Desulfotignum balticum DSM 7044 includes:
- a CDS encoding sirohydrochlorin cobaltochelatase — protein MHPNGYIGRKMHLPPLREKPAVIIAAFGSTTRARVALDHFQAHLERHFSAYEIFWAYTSEIIRRKTGLPSLHQTLAEVEAAGFRKAVVQPLHIFPGTEYRQIQETCAYFPGLRVFLGETLCHRWDFIRHTLGVMEQDFLLPDQGVNLLALHGTPLAADPVNIVYMGVEKLVADRYPHVRAAAIEGIPDSDALFSRMKKKGIIDRIKQARIIPMMYFAGMHARDDLMGEKDSWRTCLEKMGFTVDCPMVEVKEKPLFKGLAYYPEVTGFLADRLERALGLAGYF, from the coding sequence ATGCACCCCAATGGATACATCGGCCGCAAGATGCACTTGCCGCCGCTCAGGGAGAAACCCGCCGTCATCATTGCCGCCTTCGGCTCCACCACCCGGGCCCGGGTAGCCCTGGATCATTTTCAGGCTCACCTGGAACGGCATTTTTCAGCATATGAGATCTTCTGGGCCTATACCTCGGAAATCATCCGCCGGAAAACCGGCCTGCCCAGCCTGCACCAGACCCTGGCAGAAGTGGAGGCAGCCGGCTTCAGAAAGGCGGTGGTGCAACCCCTGCACATTTTTCCGGGCACCGAATACCGGCAGATCCAGGAAACCTGTGCCTATTTTCCCGGCCTGCGGGTGTTCCTGGGAGAGACCCTGTGCCACCGGTGGGATTTTATTCGGCATACCCTGGGGGTGATGGAACAGGATTTTCTGCTGCCGGACCAGGGTGTGAACCTGCTGGCCCTGCACGGTACACCCCTGGCGGCGGATCCTGTGAACATCGTGTATATGGGCGTGGAAAAGCTGGTGGCGGACCGGTATCCCCATGTGAGGGCTGCAGCCATTGAAGGCATCCCGGATTCGGATGCCCTGTTCTCTCGGATGAAAAAGAAAGGGATCATCGACCGGATCAAACAGGCCCGGATCATCCCCATGATGTATTTTGCGGGCATGCATGCCAGAGATGATCTGATGGGGGAAAAGGACAGCTGGCGCACCTGCCTGGAAAAGATGGGCTTCACCGTAGACTGTCCCATGGTGGAAGTAAAGGAAAAACCCTTGTTCAAAGGCCTGGCCTATTATCCGGAAGTCACGGGTTTTCTGGCAGATCGCCTGGAGCGGGCCCTGGGACTGGCCGGTTATTTCTGA
- a CDS encoding sirohydrochlorin cobaltochelatase, which produces MKHVWHPLIVGILALGLVLTTGSSIFAHQHDTHKEQKTGILLVAFGSSEASAQVSFENIGRKVKAAWPDTPVYWAYTSRIIRHKLAKQGKHLDSPAMALARMADDQFTHVAVQSLHTIAGSEYHDLGRVVGAFRSMGVFDQVIQGYPLLATQADMEKAVEALFDIIPAERKQQEAVVFMGHGTHHPGNAFYPALMFQAQQRDPLVFIGVVEGYPEIDEIHSWLAEKKIKIAWLLPFMSVAGDHAKNDMAGGEDDSWKSILSNAGIQCHTFLKGTAEYDGFVEIWLSHLEDVLHHFD; this is translated from the coding sequence ATGAAACATGTATGGCATCCATTGATTGTGGGCATTCTTGCCCTGGGTTTGGTACTGACCACTGGCAGCAGCATTTTTGCCCACCAACATGACACCCACAAGGAACAAAAGACCGGCATTCTGCTGGTGGCGTTCGGCTCCAGTGAAGCCAGCGCCCAGGTGTCCTTTGAGAATATCGGCCGCAAAGTCAAGGCCGCCTGGCCGGACACCCCGGTATACTGGGCATACACCTCCCGGATCATCCGGCACAAACTGGCGAAACAGGGAAAACATCTGGATTCTCCGGCCATGGCCCTGGCCCGGATGGCGGATGACCAGTTCACCCACGTGGCCGTGCAGAGCCTGCACACCATTGCCGGATCGGAGTACCATGATCTGGGCCGCGTAGTGGGTGCGTTCAGGTCCATGGGAGTATTTGACCAGGTGATCCAGGGGTATCCGCTTCTGGCCACCCAGGCGGATATGGAAAAAGCCGTGGAGGCCCTGTTTGACATCATTCCTGCCGAAAGAAAACAACAGGAAGCCGTGGTGTTCATGGGACACGGGACCCATCATCCCGGCAACGCGTTTTATCCGGCCCTGATGTTCCAGGCCCAGCAAAGGGATCCGCTTGTGTTCATCGGCGTGGTGGAAGGATATCCGGAAATTGATGAGATTCATTCCTGGCTGGCGGAAAAGAAAATCAAGATCGCGTGGTTGTTGCCTTTCATGTCCGTGGCCGGGGATCATGCCAAAAATGACATGGCAGGCGGTGAAGATGATTCCTGGAAGTCTATCCTTTCCAATGCCGGCATCCAGTGCCATACGTTCCTGAAAGGTACAGCGGAATATGACGGATTCGTGGAGATCTGGCTGTCACATCTGGAAGATGTGCTGCATCATTTTGACTGA
- a CDS encoding TonB-dependent receptor plug domain-containing protein yields the protein MLKKIRWMAVVLLTGLVMYPLPLMADHQGAGQNSTLVLEPTVVTAGRIKEKKSDITTNVTIYTREDLEASSIQDLSDLMLKEGFMVREYPNSTISVAIRGFSTDTHGNDLSSSVLILVNGRRAGTGNLAKISMDNVERVEIIRGPASVQYGASALGGVINVITRKGKGPFTASLEGTLGSWDYKKGTVSMSGAVSQFDFDVTGSKSSQGDYDTGSGSEYRNTGFDSKERFSFNGGFTFLPQNRVGISYSDYSGDHIGSPDYLSANDPDDYVNHGIKSYDVYYDGQTRDDFLFWNIRYFKGKDEYETHDGAMTPSRTYWRDTDSQGAQAQITAKWAVAQITAGWDWVDYEVSNSNTVAGKENTYENPAGFFMVKTKLLEDKLVLTGGGRYDEYEVTSDTGKVKEDDNWSFSCGAVYKITGELSVRANYAQAFKMPTADQLFMLTDYSAWGMGIWSGNENLKPESSETYEAGIDYTRGSLTGSLTYFHTDFEDRIAYKSIGGGVTQYTNVQGGTLDGVEGSLQLDIGAMFGWDWEIVPYGSFTTFLEYEDDETNEKFQYTPEWSAAYGMRVNHVEYGLNARLNFTHYGRHEITDYEGTGATTLGPDTVADFSVGKELFDMNKFGKIRLKGEINNLFDRDYALVQGYPSPGRTFYLGLNYTY from the coding sequence ATGTTGAAAAAAATCAGATGGATGGCAGTGGTGTTGTTGACAGGGCTGGTGATGTATCCCCTCCCCTTGATGGCCGATCACCAGGGTGCCGGTCAAAACAGCACCCTGGTGCTTGAACCCACCGTGGTGACCGCCGGCCGGATTAAGGAAAAAAAATCCGATATCACCACCAATGTAACGATCTACACACGGGAAGACCTTGAAGCGTCTTCCATACAGGATTTGAGTGATTTGATGCTCAAAGAGGGTTTCATGGTTCGGGAATATCCCAACTCGACCATATCTGTGGCGATCCGGGGATTCAGCACAGACACCCATGGAAATGACCTGTCCAGCAGTGTTCTGATTCTGGTTAACGGCCGCCGTGCCGGTACCGGGAACCTGGCCAAAATATCCATGGACAATGTTGAGCGGGTTGAGATCATTCGGGGGCCGGCATCCGTGCAGTACGGGGCTTCGGCCCTTGGCGGCGTCATCAATGTTATTACCAGAAAAGGGAAAGGACCGTTTACCGCCTCCCTGGAAGGCACCCTGGGCAGCTGGGATTATAAAAAAGGAACCGTTTCCATGTCAGGTGCTGTCAGTCAATTTGATTTTGACGTGACCGGATCCAAATCATCCCAGGGCGATTACGATACGGGGAGTGGTTCAGAATACCGGAATACCGGCTTTGACAGCAAAGAGCGGTTTTCGTTTAACGGCGGATTTACATTCCTGCCCCAAAACAGGGTCGGGATAAGCTATTCGGATTACAGCGGGGATCATATCGGCAGCCCCGATTATCTGAGTGCCAATGATCCGGACGATTATGTGAATCACGGCATCAAGTCTTATGATGTGTACTACGACGGGCAGACCCGGGATGATTTCCTGTTCTGGAACATACGCTACTTCAAGGGCAAAGATGAGTATGAAACCCATGACGGCGCAATGACCCCCAGCAGGACTTACTGGCGGGATACCGACAGCCAGGGAGCCCAGGCCCAGATTACGGCTAAATGGGCAGTCGCCCAGATTACGGCAGGATGGGACTGGGTCGATTATGAAGTCAGCAACTCAAATACCGTCGCCGGCAAGGAAAATACCTATGAAAACCCGGCCGGGTTTTTCATGGTCAAGACCAAATTGCTTGAGGACAAACTGGTGCTGACCGGCGGCGGCCGCTATGACGAATATGAAGTCACCAGCGACACCGGTAAAGTCAAGGAAGATGATAACTGGTCCTTTTCCTGCGGGGCTGTCTATAAAATCACAGGGGAACTCAGTGTGCGGGCCAATTATGCCCAGGCCTTTAAGATGCCTACAGCAGACCAGCTGTTCATGCTCACTGATTACAGTGCCTGGGGCATGGGGATCTGGTCGGGCAATGAGAATCTCAAACCGGAAAGCAGTGAAACCTATGAAGCGGGAATTGATTATACCAGGGGAAGCCTGACCGGAAGCCTGACCTATTTTCATACCGATTTTGAAGACAGGATTGCCTATAAGAGTATCGGCGGCGGCGTCACCCAGTACACGAACGTTCAAGGAGGCACGTTGGACGGCGTAGAAGGCAGCCTGCAGCTTGACATCGGCGCCATGTTCGGATGGGACTGGGAAATTGTGCCCTATGGGTCATTTACCACCTTTCTTGAATATGAAGATGACGAAACCAATGAAAAATTTCAGTATACGCCGGAATGGAGCGCCGCATACGGTATGCGGGTCAACCACGTTGAATACGGGTTGAATGCGCGCCTGAATTTTACCCATTACGGCAGGCATGAGATCACGGATTACGAAGGCACCGGCGCGACGACTCTCGGCCCGGATACTGTGGCCGATTTTTCAGTGGGCAAAGAGCTGTTTGATATGAACAAGTTCGGGAAGATCCGTCTGAAAGGTGAGATCAACAACCTGTTTGACCGTGACTATGCCCTGGTTCAGGGATATCCGTCCCCCGGCAGAACCTTTTACCTCGGGCTGAATTACACTTACTAA
- a CDS encoding adenosylcobinamide amidohydrolase, protein MKDAAGTSHVFKTRPARVVCLASYITQMLAAFGQADHLAGLTRQDLVLHPDLKAAGVGSAFDPDVPAVAALNPDLVIASVGQAPKITASGGVPCPVMVMAADSLGQAFDQMQDMGRLFDCETVARQTVLKIKEQLILVGRRLDREKNLERKRVVRVMASDTTLFCPGDDSFQNEMIDAAGGVVLRWEKNGFAVPVTPAQWQKFNPQVVFGCDDNAGKVRTWLNKPGYAGVDAVKNGMLPMFPCTLTCRASTGIGDFVQWLSAVLYPEVFADPGKAVTSDQQVSQTSVPVHLPYVKKAAVIGHRLADADYKSLVLTFHSPLNVLSTLEGMRRNLDGCGNTHVPMAASFGHMRKGVQQVMDTLEKNLGFARGRFATLMTGADMDHLSVVEKTYEDLTVTVLATAGVRGNAMRMSKDAGYYFSHGTINIIAGANRQLSEGAMTRALITITEAKTAALSDLDIRSSYTPWPHGATGTGTDNVLVIQGTGPYVIFTGGHGKLAELMGKAVHEAVTKAIAGQNGIRQDRDIFQRLAERGVSLEALADKFSYDMDRSALIRALETHFRDPLYGDLIKAALTLSDARRYGLGHGAAFWNETCLKAGQRLCEYFKAPAPCHDNTIPEPLARVIGTLIKGIETCEHQTCGYKKQ, encoded by the coding sequence GTGAAAGATGCCGCCGGAACCTCTCATGTGTTTAAAACCCGGCCGGCCAGAGTGGTCTGTCTGGCTTCCTATATTACGCAGATGCTTGCGGCATTCGGACAGGCCGATCATCTGGCCGGGCTGACCCGTCAGGACCTCGTGCTTCACCCTGATCTGAAAGCGGCCGGTGTGGGCAGTGCCTTTGACCCGGATGTACCGGCCGTTGCCGCATTAAACCCGGATCTGGTGATTGCCTCTGTCGGCCAGGCGCCAAAAATCACTGCTTCAGGGGGTGTTCCATGTCCTGTCATGGTCATGGCTGCCGATTCACTGGGCCAGGCCTTTGACCAGATGCAGGACATGGGCCGCTTGTTTGATTGCGAAACAGTGGCCCGGCAGACAGTTTTAAAAATTAAAGAGCAGCTGATCCTTGTGGGGCGGCGGCTTGACCGGGAAAAAAATCTGGAACGGAAACGGGTGGTCCGGGTCATGGCTTCTGATACCACGCTGTTCTGCCCGGGAGATGATTCCTTCCAGAACGAAATGATTGACGCGGCCGGGGGAGTGGTGCTCCGCTGGGAAAAGAACGGGTTTGCCGTCCCGGTAACCCCGGCCCAGTGGCAGAAGTTCAATCCACAGGTGGTCTTTGGCTGTGATGACAATGCCGGCAAGGTTAGGACCTGGCTGAACAAGCCCGGGTATGCCGGGGTGGATGCGGTGAAAAACGGCATGCTCCCCATGTTTCCCTGTACGTTGACCTGCCGGGCCTCCACCGGCATCGGTGATTTTGTTCAGTGGTTGTCAGCCGTGCTCTATCCTGAAGTGTTTGCCGATCCCGGAAAAGCGGTGACATCGGATCAACAGGTCAGCCAAACGTCTGTACCAGTCCATCTGCCCTATGTAAAAAAGGCCGCTGTCATTGGTCACCGTCTGGCGGATGCCGACTATAAATCCCTGGTATTGACATTTCATTCTCCCCTCAATGTCCTGTCCACCCTGGAAGGCATGCGAAGGAACCTGGACGGATGCGGCAATACCCATGTCCCCATGGCCGCCAGTTTCGGGCATATGAGAAAAGGGGTGCAACAGGTGATGGACACTCTTGAGAAGAATTTGGGGTTTGCCAGGGGCCGATTTGCCACCCTTATGACCGGGGCGGACATGGACCATTTGAGTGTGGTGGAAAAAACCTATGAAGACCTGACCGTTACGGTCCTTGCCACGGCCGGGGTCCGGGGTAATGCCATGCGCATGTCCAAAGATGCGGGGTATTATTTTTCCCACGGCACCATCAATATAATTGCGGGTGCCAACCGGCAGTTGTCCGAAGGCGCCATGACCAGGGCACTGATCACCATTACCGAGGCCAAAACGGCGGCTTTGAGTGATCTTGATATTCGAAGCAGCTACACCCCATGGCCCCATGGGGCCACAGGTACCGGCACGGACAATGTTCTGGTAATCCAGGGCACAGGTCCTTATGTGATATTTACCGGCGGCCACGGCAAGCTTGCCGAACTGATGGGCAAAGCCGTTCACGAGGCCGTGACAAAGGCCATCGCCGGCCAGAATGGCATCCGGCAAGACCGGGATATTTTCCAGCGGCTGGCAGAACGGGGGGTGAGCCTGGAAGCCCTGGCAGACAAATTTTCCTATGATATGGATCGAAGTGCGCTGATCCGTGCCCTTGAAACCCATTTTCGTGATCCTTTATACGGGGATCTGATAAAAGCGGCCCTGACCCTCAGTGATGCCCGACGATACGGCCTGGGTCATGGGGCGGCCTTCTGGAATGAGACATGCCTGAAGGCAGGACAGCGACTGTGCGAATACTTTAAGGCGCCTGCCCCCTGCCATGACAACACCATCCCCGAACCCCTGGCCCGGGTGATCGGCACTCTGATCAAGGGGATTGAAACCTGCGAACATCAAACATGTGGATACAAGAAACAATGA